The following proteins are encoded in a genomic region of Galbibacter sp. BG1:
- a CDS encoding sulfite exporter TauE/SafE family protein produces MWISAFILGLLGSFHCIGMCGPVAFLLPLDHKNKPKKAVQILVYHLGRIGAYALIGFVFGWIGKGLFISGLQQRLSIVSGVLIVLAALLPLRKKNTTFLSKKLMAGFTKIKSTLGKQLKKKKTSTLLSIGFLNGFLPCGLVYMALFAAIAVGNPYESSLYMIFFGLGTLPLMTSTVYLGNFLSLSARNKITKAVPVFVVLIGLLFIMRGLGLGIPYLSPSDLQLMVKSTPNCVVP; encoded by the coding sequence ATGTGGATCTCTGCTTTTATACTAGGTTTATTGGGAAGTTTCCACTGTATTGGAATGTGTGGTCCTGTTGCGTTTTTGCTGCCCCTAGACCATAAAAACAAACCAAAAAAAGCAGTGCAAATATTAGTTTACCACTTGGGGAGAATTGGTGCATATGCCCTTATAGGTTTTGTATTTGGTTGGATAGGAAAAGGATTATTTATTAGTGGCCTGCAACAGCGACTTTCTATTGTTTCCGGTGTACTTATTGTGCTCGCAGCACTATTACCTTTAAGAAAAAAGAATACTACTTTTTTATCTAAAAAGCTTATGGCGGGGTTTACTAAAATAAAGTCAACCCTAGGAAAACAACTAAAAAAGAAAAAGACTTCTACCCTTTTATCCATTGGTTTTTTAAACGGGTTTCTACCGTGCGGCTTGGTGTATATGGCGTTATTTGCAGCCATTGCTGTTGGAAACCCTTACGAGAGTTCGTTATACATGATTTTCTTCGGGCTGGGAACGCTTCCGTTGATGACCTCAACAGTATATTTAGGAAACTTTTTATCGCTTTCCGCCAGAAATAAAATAACCAAGGCTGTTCCGGTATTCGTGGTTTTAATTGGATTGCTTTTTATAATGCGAGGCCTTGGGCTCGGCATTCCTTACCTATCCCCTTCTGATTTACAACTAATGGTAAAATCGACCCCGAATTGTGTAGTGCCTTAA
- the hemN gene encoding oxygen-independent coproporphyrinogen III oxidase produces MCNSLVQKYNVPGPRYTSYPTVPFWNGDTFSSEKWTTSVQQSFTENNGELSLYIHLPYCESLCTFCGCHKHITKRHEVESPYIDTLLEEWKLYLYLFETTPKIKEIHLGGGTPTFFSGENLQKLINGIFTYAERAADYEFSFEGHPNNTTKEHLQTLYDLGFRRVSFGVQDYNPTIQKAINRVQPFENVKRVTEEARAIGYTSVSHDLIFGLPFQQEEYVVDTINKTLCLMPERIAFYSYAHVPWIKGNGQRGFDERDIPKGKAKRKLYETGKRLLEELGYIEIGMDHFALENDSLNVAMNNKKLHRNFMGYTTQKTNLMIGLGASSISDSWYAFAQNVKNIKEYSQLVHEGVIPVFRGHVLDREDLNIRKHILNLMCQFETSWENFSMCFEGLNEVLESLKEFEADGLIEMNTLEIKILEAGRPYVRNICMAFDKYLKEASPNRQLFSMTV; encoded by the coding sequence ATGTGTAATTCTTTAGTGCAAAAATATAATGTGCCTGGACCGCGATATACCAGTTATCCAACAGTGCCGTTTTGGAATGGGGATACTTTTTCTTCGGAAAAATGGACTACTTCCGTTCAGCAATCTTTTACAGAGAATAATGGAGAGCTAAGCCTTTACATTCATTTACCATACTGTGAGAGCCTTTGTACTTTCTGCGGATGCCATAAACACATTACCAAGCGCCATGAAGTGGAATCACCTTATATCGATACGCTTTTGGAAGAATGGAAGCTGTATTTATATTTATTTGAAACGACCCCTAAAATCAAGGAAATACATCTAGGTGGGGGGACACCCACTTTTTTTTCCGGGGAAAACCTTCAAAAGCTTATCAATGGAATATTCACCTACGCAGAACGTGCAGCAGATTACGAATTTAGTTTCGAAGGACACCCCAACAATACCACAAAAGAGCATTTACAAACCTTATACGATTTGGGTTTTAGGAGGGTAAGTTTTGGGGTGCAAGATTACAATCCAACCATTCAAAAGGCCATAAATAGAGTGCAACCTTTTGAAAATGTAAAACGGGTTACCGAGGAGGCCCGTGCAATTGGATATACTTCTGTAAGTCATGATTTAATTTTCGGATTGCCATTTCAACAAGAAGAATATGTGGTAGATACCATTAATAAAACCTTGTGTTTAATGCCCGAAAGGATTGCATTTTATAGTTACGCCCATGTGCCATGGATCAAGGGTAACGGTCAACGTGGCTTCGATGAAAGGGATATCCCTAAAGGGAAAGCGAAGCGAAAACTATATGAAACAGGAAAGCGCCTATTAGAAGAATTGGGGTATATAGAAATAGGGATGGACCATTTCGCTTTGGAGAACGATTCTTTAAATGTAGCGATGAACAACAAAAAGCTACACCGTAATTTTATGGGATATACCACACAAAAGACCAATCTTATGATTGGGTTGGGGGCCTCTAGCATAAGCGATAGTTGGTATGCTTTTGCTCAAAATGTAAAGAATATTAAAGAGTATTCCCAATTAGTGCACGAAGGTGTAATTCCAGTTTTTAGAGGTCATGTTTTGGATAGGGAAGATTTAAATATTCGTAAGCATATCTTAAATCTAATGTGCCAATTTGAAACGTCATGGGAAAATTTTTCCATGTGTTTTGAAGGTTTAAATGAAGTTCTGGAATCTTTAAAGGAATTTGAGGCAGACGGGCTGATCGAAATGAACACTTTGGAAATTAAAATCTTGGAAGCCGGTAGGCCTTATGTTAGAAATATCTGTATGGCTTTTGATAAATACCTGAAAGAGGCTTCCCCAAACCGACAGTTATTTTCTATGACGGTTTAA
- a CDS encoding SusC/RagA family TonB-linked outer membrane protein, with protein MKQNLFFKTLLFFLLSTTIAFAQETITGIVKESSTGTPIPSANVIVKGTTNGTVTDFDGNYSITVDDLPVELQISSLGFENKSLTVSTAGAYNISLSESATNLDEVVVTGLATSVKRANSANAISSISAEKLVGVAQPQTLDGALAGKFTGAIVSANSGAPGGGLSVKLRGTTSVFGNSQPLYIVDGVYVDNSSISAGLNAVSAAAAGGSASNQDNPTNRIADLDPNDIENIEILKGASAAAIYGSRAAAGVVIITTKKGAKGKTSFKFNQSVGFNDAINLLGLREYNEERVRASFGDAAVADFVQARDSGNLVDYEDELYGENGFITNTAFSTSGGSEKTSFYAGISHKNESGIVKNTGYERTSLRLNLDHRVSDNIKLNLNTNYINSSSDRGFFNNDNSGTTIGVTLTGTPPWVDLFPDSNGNYPDNPNGASNPLQTRDLVTNNEQVNRIIMGGSLDWTFYRTERTNLKLIAQAGLDEYDLTTRAIFPKELQFQKPSNGGVNGVSVQGSNTNKNLNYSAFLVHNFFTDSNINFRTQAGGTRLSFDRNSYLITAQDLIASETNIDQAGSQQASQFRLRQEDVGFFVQEEINFKDKLIGTIGVRGDKSSNNGESDKFYYYPKASLATNIHNFEFWKFSAMNQFKLRAAYGEAGNFPAFGSQFTSFNSTLMGGLNGASVNGISLNGVLGNQDIQPERQKELELGADLGFLDNRIGVTFTYYKKEVENLILNAANEPSSGFITEVANAGSLENQGFEVSLNFIPIASEGFNWTSGFNFWKNTSEITRLDIPAFNLGAFGATLGTFRIEEGKSATQIVGISPDGLVQFGDAEPDFQITFRNNLQVQNFELAFLFHWKKGGDNINLTTLLSDLNGTSHDYDDFGLDPTGALPNGDYRVSQLGTSAAVFVEDASYLRLRELGLYYNLPKSRLDQWFNNAISSIRVGITGTNLLNFFDYNSYDPEVSNFGSNGISTGVEVTPFPSSKRFMFNFSVNF; from the coding sequence ATGAAACAAAATTTATTTTTTAAAACACTTTTGTTTTTTCTATTGAGTACAACCATTGCGTTTGCTCAAGAAACTATCACAGGAATAGTAAAAGAATCTTCCACGGGAACACCCATTCCCAGTGCGAACGTTATCGTTAAAGGGACTACAAATGGAACTGTCACAGATTTTGATGGAAATTATTCTATAACGGTAGACGACCTGCCCGTTGAGTTACAAATATCCAGCTTAGGATTTGAAAATAAATCACTAACCGTAAGTACGGCTGGAGCTTATAATATTTCCTTGAGCGAATCTGCCACCAATCTAGATGAAGTAGTAGTAACTGGACTGGCAACATCGGTAAAAAGAGCAAACTCTGCCAATGCTATTTCTTCTATTTCTGCTGAAAAATTAGTTGGAGTGGCACAGCCGCAAACTTTAGATGGAGCATTAGCAGGTAAATTCACCGGGGCCATAGTAAGTGCCAACTCTGGAGCTCCTGGAGGCGGACTCTCGGTTAAACTTCGGGGTACTACTTCGGTATTTGGAAACTCTCAGCCTCTATACATTGTAGATGGAGTGTATGTAGACAACTCTTCCATATCTGCGGGATTAAATGCCGTTTCAGCCGCTGCTGCGGGAGGAAGTGCTTCCAATCAAGATAATCCAACCAACAGGATAGCAGACCTCGATCCCAACGACATTGAAAACATAGAAATTTTAAAAGGAGCCTCTGCAGCAGCCATATATGGATCGCGTGCCGCAGCTGGGGTAGTTATTATCACGACTAAAAAAGGCGCAAAAGGAAAAACAAGCTTCAAATTCAATCAGTCTGTTGGTTTTAACGATGCAATTAATCTATTGGGATTAAGGGAATATAACGAAGAAAGGGTTCGGGCTTCTTTTGGGGATGCTGCTGTAGCCGATTTCGTGCAGGCAAGGGACTCCGGAAACCTTGTTGATTATGAAGATGAGCTGTACGGTGAAAACGGCTTTATAACAAATACAGCATTTAGTACCAGTGGTGGTAGTGAAAAGACATCATTTTATGCAGGTATAAGTCATAAAAATGAAAGTGGTATTGTTAAAAACACAGGCTACGAAAGAACCTCGTTGCGTTTGAATCTAGATCATAGAGTTTCAGATAATATTAAACTGAACCTGAATACCAATTACATAAACAGTTCTTCTGATCGTGGATTTTTCAACAATGATAACTCCGGTACAACCATTGGTGTTACCCTTACAGGAACACCTCCGTGGGTAGATCTTTTTCCAGACAGCAACGGGAACTATCCAGACAACCCAAATGGAGCTTCAAACCCACTACAAACAAGGGATTTGGTAACCAACAACGAACAAGTAAATAGAATTATAATGGGTGGATCTTTAGATTGGACTTTCTATAGAACAGAAAGAACAAACTTAAAGTTAATCGCTCAAGCGGGACTGGATGAATACGATTTGACTACACGAGCTATTTTCCCGAAGGAATTACAGTTTCAAAAACCTTCAAATGGAGGAGTCAATGGGGTGTCGGTTCAAGGAAGCAACACCAATAAAAACCTAAATTATTCTGCTTTTTTAGTTCATAATTTTTTTACTGACAGCAATATAAACTTCCGAACTCAAGCTGGTGGAACAAGACTCTCTTTCGACAGAAACTCTTATCTTATAACAGCACAAGATCTAATCGCTTCAGAAACCAATATAGACCAAGCTGGATCTCAGCAGGCATCGCAATTTAGACTTAGACAAGAAGATGTTGGTTTTTTCGTACAGGAAGAAATTAATTTTAAGGATAAATTAATAGGAACCATAGGTGTTAGGGGTGATAAATCTTCCAATAATGGAGAGTCTGATAAATTTTATTACTATCCAAAAGCGTCTTTGGCCACCAATATTCATAATTTCGAGTTTTGGAAATTTTCAGCCATGAATCAATTTAAACTTCGTGCGGCCTATGGTGAAGCCGGAAACTTTCCTGCTTTTGGATCCCAGTTCACCTCTTTTAACAGCACATTGATGGGAGGATTAAATGGCGCAAGTGTTAATGGTATAAGCCTAAACGGTGTCCTAGGGAACCAAGATATTCAGCCGGAAAGACAAAAAGAATTAGAACTTGGAGCCGACTTAGGGTTTTTGGACAATAGGATTGGGGTAACATTTACGTATTATAAAAAAGAAGTAGAAAACTTAATTTTAAATGCCGCCAATGAGCCTTCTTCAGGTTTTATAACAGAGGTTGCCAATGCCGGAAGTCTAGAAAATCAAGGGTTTGAAGTTTCGTTGAATTTTATTCCCATAGCATCAGAAGGTTTTAATTGGACGAGTGGATTCAATTTTTGGAAAAACACTTCAGAAATAACAAGATTGGATATTCCAGCCTTTAATCTTGGAGCATTTGGGGCTACCTTGGGAACTTTCAGAATAGAAGAAGGAAAAAGTGCTACTCAAATTGTTGGTATTAGTCCAGACGGACTCGTACAGTTTGGGGATGCAGAACCAGATTTCCAGATAACATTTAGAAATAATCTCCAAGTACAAAATTTTGAATTGGCCTTTCTATTCCACTGGAAAAAAGGAGGTGACAATATAAACCTCACAACTTTATTATCCGACCTAAATGGAACAAGTCACGATTATGATGATTTTGGACTAGATCCTACCGGGGCACTTCCCAATGGAGACTACAGGGTGAGCCAATTAGGAACTTCTGCCGCTGTATTCGTGGAAGATGCTTCTTACCTTCGACTAAGGGAGCTAGGCTTGTATTACAACCTCCCCAAAAGCCGTCTAGATCAATGGTTCAATAATGCCATTTCATCCATTCGAGTTGGTATTACAGGAACCAATCTTCTAAACTTCTTCGATTACAATAGTTATGATCCCGAAGTTTCAAATTTTGGATCTAATGGTATCTCAACAGGAGTAGAGGTTACACCATTCCCGTCGTCGAAAAGATTTATGTTTAATTTCTCCGTTAACTTTTAA
- a CDS encoding RagB/SusD family nutrient uptake outer membrane protein codes for MKNYIKFIAITLVLVALGSCEVEDFADLNSPSLEDIEANPSIGDIQDLIGGMQASMRNNLGTYFDDVGVIGREFYRFSSSDPRFTADLLGRETAILDNNTFYITNPWAARYNVVKSANIVLKAVDNTTADISTAEKDAIRGFAKTIKAHELLLNLNLTYNNGIRIDVEDPDNLGPINDYQTSLTQIREILDEGATNLSNASGASFPFDLSAGFAGFSTPSSFLEFNKALGARIAAYQGDLDAVTTYLNTSFFSLTGDLRQGTYYVFSSDGNDVFNPMFFALNSSTAGARIMQPSFLTDANPDDERLSKVVERDEPLTLDGLTGSYDFFVYTTNTSPIPIIRNEELVLLYAEANHIDAPAEAVNAINVVRNAAGLPNYTGGTDPQSLVDEILNQRRYSLYGEGHRWIDMRRFNKLDELPIDRPQDDVWVEFPIPLNENI; via the coding sequence ATGAAAAATTATATAAAATTTATAGCAATTACTTTGGTCTTAGTAGCTCTTGGAAGCTGTGAGGTAGAAGATTTTGCCGATTTAAACAGTCCCAGCTTAGAAGATATTGAAGCAAACCCCAGTATTGGAGATATCCAAGACTTAATAGGTGGGATGCAAGCATCTATGAGGAACAACTTAGGAACTTATTTCGACGACGTAGGCGTTATTGGTAGAGAGTTTTACCGTTTTTCTAGTTCTGATCCCCGATTTACAGCAGACCTACTCGGACGCGAAACTGCTATCTTAGATAATAATACGTTCTATATTACCAATCCATGGGCTGCGAGATACAATGTGGTGAAGAGTGCTAATATTGTACTCAAAGCTGTCGACAATACCACCGCAGATATATCGACTGCCGAAAAAGATGCCATACGAGGATTTGCTAAAACCATTAAGGCACATGAGTTGCTTTTAAACTTAAACCTTACCTATAACAATGGAATACGAATAGATGTTGAAGACCCAGATAATCTTGGCCCCATAAACGATTACCAAACTAGTTTAACTCAAATTAGGGAGATTTTAGATGAAGGGGCAACCAATCTTTCCAATGCTTCAGGAGCTTCATTCCCTTTTGATTTGTCTGCGGGATTTGCAGGCTTTTCCACGCCAAGTTCTTTTCTAGAATTCAACAAAGCCTTGGGAGCTAGAATTGCAGCATATCAGGGGGATTTAGATGCGGTTACCACATATCTAAACACCTCTTTTTTCAGTTTAACGGGTGATTTAAGGCAAGGAACCTACTATGTTTTCTCTTCAGACGGTAATGATGTTTTTAATCCCATGTTTTTTGCATTAAACTCGTCTACGGCTGGGGCTAGAATTATGCAACCATCTTTCTTGACTGATGCAAACCCAGACGATGAACGCTTGAGCAAAGTTGTAGAACGCGACGAACCTCTAACCTTAGACGGATTAACCGGGTCTTACGATTTCTTTGTTTATACCACAAATACAAGTCCCATTCCAATTATTAGAAATGAAGAATTAGTTTTGTTATATGCAGAGGCCAACCATATCGATGCTCCTGCAGAAGCGGTAAACGCAATCAATGTGGTAAGAAATGCCGCTGGTTTGCCTAATTATACCGGGGGAACAGACCCGCAATCGTTGGTAGATGAAATATTAAACCAAAGAAGGTACTCTCTTTATGGTGAAGGACATCGATGGATAGACATGAGAAGATTCAATAAACTAGATGAGCTCCCAATAGACCGTCCTCAGGATGATGTATGGGTAGAGTTTCCAATTCCGTTGAATGAAAACATTTAA
- a CDS encoding AsmA-like C-terminal region-containing protein, translating to MKKALKIIGIIIGLLVIFLIAAPFIFEGKIIKIVKNTVNKNINAKFDFTDADVSLFRSFPDASVTVENMSLINNAPFSGDTLVFAKKANISVPFMQIFNNAGEPYSVNSFSIDGAVINVLVDKDGNANYDIAKSDTSPAPETPSEPTGEGTDATAGSANNVSFSVQNYEITNSRIKYYDEKAKMFFELDSLNHFGKGDLSVVKSELDTETNALISFDMDSVNYFRRNPIQLDAKLGVDLEQNKYTFLENKAIINQLALVFDGFVKVNENNQEVDITFKTPSSDFKNFLAVIPEAYSKDIANVQTTGDFVVDGKLSGTIDEEHIPAFNIAITSNNASFKYPNLPQSVNNINIDTKIANETGILEDTYVDINKLNFKIAQDVFSAQAHIKHLMGNPLVDANLKGRINLSNLSQAYPFPAEQDLKGILDANLNTAFDMESIEKEQYQNTKNSGTLGLKDFEFASEEMKNPVQISNAAITFNPGNVSLNAFEAKTGQTDISAKGSIQNLLGYMFNKETLKGNFTLSSNKFAVNDFMMEEPANTSEEKEKTEDTSKESPAETPKTTTAGKEEQIKIPSFLDATIAAKANTVIYDNLTLKDVSGTLIVKDETVTLKDLNSSLFGGKIALNGSVSTKNETSVFKMDLGIKSFNIAESFQSLEMLQVITPIASALQGVLNSNFSIQGNLNNDFTPQLTTLSGNALAEAIVSGFDPEKGKLLSTLGTQLNFLNFQEGETKDIKTSLTFDNGKVNVKPFNLKYKDINVQVAGSHGFDKSMDYKATFDVPAKYLGKDVNNLIAKLNDPDAKNITVPVTANIGGTYSNPSISTDLNATATQLTNKLVQMQKDKLINQGSDKVKDAIDNFLGGGKSKDTTATTSDKKPKLDSTQTNEIKKAADNLIKGLFGSKKKDTTKTQ from the coding sequence ATGAAAAAAGCGCTTAAAATTATAGGGATAATAATAGGATTGCTGGTGATTTTTTTAATCGCTGCGCCTTTTATTTTTGAAGGAAAAATTATTAAAATCGTTAAAAATACGGTTAATAAGAATATAAATGCAAAATTCGATTTTACCGATGCCGATGTAAGTTTATTCCGAAGTTTTCCAGATGCCTCTGTTACGGTAGAAAATATGAGCTTAATAAATAATGCACCATTTAGTGGAGATACTTTGGTGTTCGCAAAAAAGGCAAATATTAGTGTTCCCTTTATGCAAATCTTTAATAATGCGGGAGAACCATATTCGGTTAACTCTTTTTCTATCGATGGGGCGGTTATAAATGTTTTAGTCGATAAAGATGGAAATGCCAATTACGATATTGCCAAAAGTGATACTTCACCGGCTCCTGAAACTCCGTCTGAACCAACTGGCGAAGGCACAGATGCCACAGCCGGGAGCGCCAATAACGTTTCTTTTTCTGTACAGAATTATGAAATTACCAATTCGCGTATAAAATATTACGATGAAAAAGCTAAAATGTTTTTTGAATTGGATAGTTTAAACCATTTCGGAAAAGGAGATCTTTCCGTAGTGAAGTCAGAGTTGGATACCGAAACCAATGCGCTCATTTCTTTCGATATGGATAGTGTAAATTACTTCCGAAGAAATCCTATTCAACTGGATGCCAAATTAGGCGTAGACCTAGAGCAGAATAAATATACTTTTCTGGAAAACAAAGCAATTATCAATCAATTGGCACTTGTTTTTGATGGTTTTGTAAAGGTGAATGAAAACAATCAAGAGGTGGATATTACTTTTAAAACACCTTCTTCCGATTTTAAAAACTTTTTGGCAGTAATCCCAGAAGCATATTCTAAGGATATTGCCAACGTACAAACCACTGGGGATTTTGTGGTAGATGGCAAATTAAGCGGTACTATTGATGAAGAGCACATCCCTGCTTTCAATATTGCCATTACCTCCAACAATGCGTCCTTTAAATATCCAAACCTACCGCAATCGGTTAACAATATCAATATCGATACAAAAATAGCCAATGAGACCGGTATTTTAGAAGATACGTATGTCGATATTAACAAATTAAACTTTAAAATTGCCCAGGATGTCTTTAGCGCTCAGGCACATATAAAACATTTAATGGGAAACCCCTTGGTGGATGCCAATTTGAAAGGGCGAATTAATTTATCGAATCTTTCTCAAGCCTACCCTTTTCCTGCTGAACAGGATTTAAAAGGAATTTTAGACGCCAATCTAAACACAGCTTTCGATATGGAGTCTATTGAAAAAGAACAATATCAAAATACAAAGAACAGTGGTACGCTTGGCTTGAAAGATTTTGAATTTGCTTCGGAAGAAATGAAGAATCCGGTTCAAATTTCCAACGCTGCAATAACATTTAATCCTGGAAATGTGTCCCTAAATGCTTTTGAAGCCAAAACAGGGCAAACGGATATTTCCGCCAAAGGATCCATTCAAAATTTATTGGGATATATGTTTAATAAAGAAACCTTAAAAGGGAACTTTACCTTAAGCTCCAATAAGTTTGCAGTGAATGATTTTATGATGGAAGAACCCGCAAACACTTCCGAAGAAAAAGAAAAAACTGAAGATACCTCTAAAGAAAGTCCGGCAGAAACACCCAAAACAACTACCGCTGGTAAAGAGGAGCAGATAAAAATCCCTTCTTTCTTGGATGCAACCATTGCAGCGAAGGCAAATACAGTTATCTACGACAATTTAACTTTAAAAGATGTTTCGGGAACACTTATTGTTAAGGATGAAACGGTTACCTTAAAAGATTTAAATTCGAGTCTGTTTGGAGGTAAAATTGCTTTAAATGGATCGGTTTCTACCAAAAATGAAACTTCTGTTTTTAAAATGGACTTGGGGATTAAAAGTTTCAATATTGCAGAATCTTTCCAGAGTCTAGAAATGTTACAGGTCATTACACCTATTGCAAGTGCGCTTCAAGGTGTTTTAAACTCCAATTTTTCCATACAAGGGAATTTAAATAACGATTTCACCCCACAGCTAACAACGCTTTCTGGTAATGCATTGGCAGAGGCCATTGTAAGCGGGTTCGATCCTGAAAAGGGAAAATTGTTAAGTACTTTGGGTACACAATTAAACTTTTTGAATTTTCAAGAAGGGGAGACCAAGGATATTAAAACATCCCTAACTTTCGATAACGGAAAAGTAAATGTAAAACCGTTTAATTTAAAGTATAAAGACATTAATGTTCAAGTAGCCGGAAGTCACGGGTTTGATAAGTCTATGGATTACAAAGCAACTTTCGATGTTCCTGCCAAATATTTAGGGAAAGACGTTAATAATTTAATTGCCAAGTTAAACGATCCCGATGCTAAGAATATAACAGTTCCCGTTACCGCAAACATTGGAGGGACGTATAGCAATCCTTCTATTTCAACCGATTTGAATGCCACTGCAACGCAGTTGACAAATAAATTGGTGCAGATGCAAAAAGACAAACTTATAAATCAGGGAAGTGATAAAGTAAAAGATGCCATCGATAATTTTTTAGGTGGGGGAAAATCTAAGGATACTACGGCTACAACATCCGATAAAAAGCCAAAATTAGATTCTACACAAACCAATGAGATTAAAAAGGCAGCCGATAATTTAATAAAAGGATTATTTGGTAGTAAAAAGAAAGATACGACTAAGACACAGTAG
- a CDS encoding queuosine precursor transporter produces MTPRDKKLAFKIYLYLGALFITSLVVSNLIFQKFFYWYPFGDFKVFGASLFEISVGILPYPITFLITDLISEIYGQKKANQVVTAGIFASLFSMGILLVAEQVPALATSPIQDETFTQVFALSPIAVLASMIAYLFAQYIDITIYHFWKKLTNGKYLWVRNNFSTFTSQFIDTFTVVFLLCIFKVLPWDLFYGLVISGFLFKVLVAVFDTPLLYLFVYLFKRRFKLQAGEEIELGI; encoded by the coding sequence ATGACACCAAGAGATAAGAAACTAGCCTTTAAAATATACTTGTATTTGGGAGCGTTGTTTATTACTTCGCTTGTGGTGTCGAATCTTATTTTTCAAAAGTTCTTCTATTGGTATCCCTTTGGCGACTTTAAGGTTTTTGGAGCTTCGTTGTTTGAAATATCGGTAGGGATTCTGCCTTATCCCATTACTTTTTTAATAACCGATTTAATTTCAGAAATATACGGTCAAAAAAAAGCAAACCAAGTAGTAACTGCAGGGATTTTTGCGTCTCTATTTTCCATGGGGATACTTTTGGTGGCAGAACAAGTGCCGGCTTTGGCCACTTCACCAATTCAAGATGAAACCTTTACACAGGTTTTTGCGCTATCACCAATAGCCGTGCTCGCTTCCATGATTGCCTATTTATTTGCGCAATACATAGATATTACCATTTACCATTTTTGGAAAAAACTTACCAATGGAAAATACCTCTGGGTGCGTAACAACTTTTCTACTTTTACCTCTCAATTTATAGATACCTTCACGGTGGTTTTTCTGCTTTGTATTTTTAAAGTACTGCCGTGGGATTTATTTTACGGTCTGGTAATAAGCGGTTTTCTATTTAAAGTATTAGTAGCTGTATTCGATACGCCGCTACTTTATTTATTCGTATATCTTTTTAAAAGGAGATTCAAACTTCAGGCTGGCGAAGAGATAGAATTGGGAATTTAA